One stretch of Brevibacillus laterosporus DNA includes these proteins:
- a CDS encoding 30S ribosomal protein S7: MPRKGPVARRDVLPDPIHNSKLVTRLINRLMLDGKRGVAQNILYNSFDIIQERTGRNPMEVFEEALKNIMPVLEVKARRVGGANYQVPIEVKPERRTTLGLRWLVNYARLRGEKTMEQRLANEIMDAANSTGAAVKKREDTHKMAEANKAFAHYRW; the protein is encoded by the coding sequence ATGCCGCGTAAAGGTCCAGTTGCTCGACGCGACGTATTGCCAGATCCAATTCATAACAGTAAGTTGGTTACTCGTTTAATCAACCGTTTGATGTTGGATGGTAAACGTGGAGTTGCGCAAAATATCCTATATAACTCGTTTGACATCATTCAAGAACGTACAGGACGCAACCCTATGGAAGTGTTCGAAGAAGCTCTGAAAAACATCATGCCAGTACTTGAGGTAAAAGCTCGCCGTGTAGGTGGTGCTAACTACCAAGTACCTATCGAGGTTAAACCTGAGCGTCGTACGACTCTTGGTCTTCGTTGGTTAGTAAACTACGCTCGTCTTCGTGGTGAAAAAACTATGGAACAGCGTTTAGCTAACGAAATTATGGATGCAGCAAACAGTACTGGTGCAGCTGTTAAGAAACGTGAGGACACTCACAAAATGGCTGAAGCAAACAAAGCGTTTGCACACTATCGCTGGTAG
- the rpoC gene encoding DNA-directed RNA polymerase subunit beta', with amino-acid sequence MIDVNNFEYMKIGLASPDKIRSWSFGEVKKPETINYRTLKPEKDGLFCERIFGPTKDWECHCGKYKRVRYKGVVCDRCGVEVTRAKVRRERMGHIELAAPVSHIWYFKGIPSRMGLVLDMSPRSLEEVIYFASYVVVDAGDTPLDKKQLLSEKEYRNYREKYGQSFQAAMGAEAIRRLLAEIDLEKEVGTLKEDLKTVQGQRRTRAIKRLEVLEAFRNSGNRPDWMVLDVLPVIPPELRPMVQLDGGRFATSDLNDLYRRVINRNNRLKRLLELGAPDIIVQNEKRMLQEAVDALIDNGRRGRPVTGPGNRPLKSLSHMLKGKQGRFRQNLLGKRVDYSGRSVIVVGPNLRMYQCGLPKEMALELFKPFVMKELVAKGLAHNIKSAKRKVERVQHEVWDVLEEVIKEHPVLLNRAPTLHRLGIQAFEPVLVEGRAIRLHPLVCTAYNADFDGDQMAVHVPLSAEAQAEARILMLAAQNILNPKDGKPVVTPSQDMVLGSYYLTLERKGDVGEGSIFRDPADAIAAYENAYITLQTRILIPAKSLSKTSFTEQQQESLLATTVGKVIFNEIFPPELPYINAPTRDNLQNQVSDEYFMFEKGQDTNNFIQNLKDPGAVKKGFLGTIIAECFRRFGTTMTSEILDKIKELAFKYSTKAGITIAVADIVVPSEKQAILDSADEKVSAVMAQFRRGLITEDERYDRVISIWSKAKDEVTEVLMKSMDQFNAIYMMANSGARGNVSQITQLAGMRGLMANPSGRIIELPIKSNFREGLSVLEYFISTHGARKGLADTALRTADSGYLTRRLVDVAQDVIVREEDCGTDKGIRVSAIKDGKEEIEKLSDRLEGRTCFETVRHPETGEILVHRNEEITEDMAEYIVKLGIQDVYIRNVLACRTSHGVCKRCYGRNLATGAEVEIGEAVGIIAAQSIGEPGTQLTMRTFHTGGVAGDDITQGLPRIQELFEARNPKGQAVITEIDAEVISIREDKDKRIIEVRGEAENKEYAAPYGSRIKVTLGQKLNAGDELTEGSVDPKEMLKVRGQRGVSNYILQEVQKVYRMQGVEINDKHVEVMIRQMLRKLRVIDSGETDLLPGSFVEVHEFELANAKVLMSGKSPAVGRPVLLGITKASLETDSFLSAASFQETTRVLTDAAIKGKVDKLLGLKENVIIGKLIPAGTGMNRYRNSKLLNREQAEGNKAEMLETVSAES; translated from the coding sequence GTGATTGACGTCAATAATTTTGAATATATGAAGATTGGTTTAGCTTCTCCCGATAAGATCCGTTCGTGGTCTTTCGGGGAAGTTAAAAAACCTGAAACAATTAACTACCGTACCCTGAAACCTGAAAAAGATGGTTTGTTCTGTGAACGTATTTTCGGACCAACTAAGGATTGGGAATGTCATTGCGGTAAATACAAGCGCGTTCGTTATAAAGGCGTAGTTTGTGATCGATGCGGCGTTGAGGTAACTCGTGCAAAAGTGCGTCGTGAACGTATGGGACACATTGAGCTTGCTGCTCCTGTTTCCCACATCTGGTATTTCAAAGGTATCCCGAGCCGTATGGGTCTGGTACTGGATATGTCTCCTCGTTCCCTTGAGGAAGTTATCTACTTTGCTTCTTATGTAGTAGTAGATGCAGGAGATACTCCTTTGGACAAAAAGCAACTTTTGTCTGAAAAAGAATACCGTAACTACCGCGAAAAGTATGGTCAATCTTTCCAAGCAGCGATGGGTGCTGAAGCAATCCGCCGCCTATTGGCTGAAATTGATCTAGAAAAAGAAGTAGGCACTCTGAAGGAAGATTTAAAAACTGTGCAAGGTCAACGACGCACTCGTGCGATTAAACGTTTAGAGGTATTGGAAGCGTTCCGTAACTCTGGTAATCGCCCTGATTGGATGGTACTTGACGTATTGCCTGTAATTCCTCCAGAATTGCGTCCGATGGTACAGTTGGATGGTGGTCGTTTTGCGACTTCTGACCTGAATGACCTGTATCGTCGTGTAATCAACCGTAACAACCGTCTGAAACGCCTACTTGAACTTGGCGCACCAGACATTATCGTACAAAACGAAAAACGTATGCTACAAGAAGCAGTAGATGCGTTGATTGATAACGGTCGTCGTGGACGTCCTGTTACCGGCCCTGGTAACCGTCCATTGAAATCTTTGAGCCATATGCTTAAAGGTAAGCAAGGTCGTTTCCGTCAAAACCTTTTGGGTAAACGTGTTGACTACTCTGGTCGTTCCGTTATCGTAGTAGGACCGAACTTGCGTATGTACCAATGCGGTCTGCCTAAGGAAATGGCGTTGGAACTCTTCAAGCCTTTCGTAATGAAGGAGCTTGTAGCAAAAGGCCTAGCTCATAACATCAAGAGTGCGAAACGTAAAGTTGAGCGCGTACAACATGAAGTATGGGACGTTCTAGAAGAGGTAATCAAAGAGCATCCTGTATTACTAAACCGCGCACCTACCTTGCACCGTTTGGGTATTCAAGCATTTGAACCGGTATTGGTAGAGGGACGCGCAATTCGTCTGCATCCGCTCGTATGTACAGCTTATAACGCTGACTTTGACGGTGACCAAATGGCGGTCCACGTACCATTGTCTGCAGAAGCACAAGCTGAAGCTCGTATCTTGATGCTTGCTGCACAAAACATCTTGAACCCGAAAGATGGTAAACCAGTTGTTACACCTTCTCAGGATATGGTGCTTGGTTCTTATTATCTGACTTTGGAGCGTAAAGGTGACGTGGGAGAAGGTTCTATCTTCCGCGATCCAGCCGATGCAATTGCAGCTTATGAGAATGCGTACATCACTTTGCAAACGCGTATTCTTATTCCGGCGAAGAGTTTGAGCAAAACGTCGTTTACGGAACAACAACAAGAGTCATTGTTAGCTACTACAGTAGGGAAAGTAATCTTCAACGAGATCTTCCCTCCAGAGTTGCCTTACATCAATGCTCCTACAAGAGACAACCTTCAGAACCAAGTATCTGATGAGTACTTTATGTTCGAAAAGGGCCAAGATACTAATAATTTTATTCAGAATTTGAAGGATCCTGGTGCTGTGAAGAAAGGCTTCTTGGGAACAATCATTGCTGAATGTTTCCGCCGTTTTGGAACAACCATGACATCTGAAATTCTTGATAAGATTAAAGAATTGGCATTTAAATATTCGACGAAGGCTGGTATTACGATCGCCGTTGCGGATATCGTAGTTCCATCCGAAAAACAAGCAATACTTGACTCTGCTGACGAAAAAGTAAGTGCGGTAATGGCGCAATTTCGTCGTGGTTTAATTACCGAGGATGAGCGTTATGATCGTGTAATCTCAATTTGGTCAAAAGCAAAAGATGAAGTAACCGAAGTTCTCATGAAATCCATGGATCAATTCAATGCGATTTACATGATGGCTAATTCCGGTGCCCGTGGTAACGTATCCCAGATCACTCAGTTAGCTGGTATGCGCGGTCTGATGGCGAATCCATCAGGTCGAATCATTGAGTTACCAATCAAATCCAACTTCCGTGAAGGTCTATCGGTATTGGAATACTTCATCTCTACGCATGGTGCGCGTAAAGGTTTGGCCGATACAGCCCTGCGTACAGCTGACTCAGGTTACTTGACTCGTCGTCTAGTAGACGTAGCGCAAGACGTTATCGTTCGCGAAGAAGATTGCGGAACAGATAAAGGTATTCGCGTGAGCGCTATTAAAGATGGTAAAGAAGAAATCGAAAAACTGTCTGATCGTTTAGAAGGCCGTACTTGCTTTGAGACAGTACGTCATCCTGAAACGGGTGAAATTCTTGTTCATCGTAATGAGGAAATTACCGAAGACATGGCGGAATATATCGTAAAACTTGGCATTCAAGATGTTTACATTCGTAACGTACTTGCTTGCCGCACAAGCCACGGTGTCTGCAAACGTTGCTATGGCCGCAACTTGGCTACAGGAGCAGAGGTAGAAATCGGGGAAGCAGTTGGTATTATCGCTGCACAATCCATTGGTGAGCCAGGTACACAGTTAACAATGCGTACTTTCCATACCGGTGGGGTAGCAGGAGACGATATCACGCAAGGTTTACCGCGTATTCAAGAGTTGTTTGAGGCGCGTAATCCTAAAGGTCAAGCGGTTATTACGGAAATCGACGCGGAAGTAATCAGCATCCGTGAAGATAAAGACAAACGAATCATCGAAGTACGCGGTGAAGCTGAGAATAAAGAATACGCTGCTCCATATGGCTCACGTATTAAAGTTACTCTTGGTCAGAAGCTAAACGCTGGTGATGAGTTGACAGAGGGTTCCGTAGACCCGAAAGAAATGCTGAAAGTACGCGGACAACGCGGTGTATCCAACTACATCTTGCAAGAGGTTCAAAAAGTTTACCGTATGCAAGGGGTAGAAATCAACGACAAGCACGTAGAGGTAATGATTCGTCAAATGCTTCGTAAATTGCGTGTAATTGATAGTGGAGAAACTGATCTGTTGCCAGGTTCTTTCGTGGAAGTGCATGAATTCGAACTTGCAAATGCAAAAGTTCTTATGTCTGGCAAGAGTCCAGCAGTTGGGCGTCCAGTGTTGCTTGGTATCACAAAAGCATCCTTGGAAACAGACTCCTTCTTGTCTGCAGCATCCTTCCAGGAAACAACGCGTGTTCTTACAGATGCAGCAATTAAGGGTAAAGTAGATAAACTACTTGGATTGAAAGAGAACGTAATTATCGGTAAGCTGATCCCAGCTGGTACCGGCATGAATCGCTATCGCAATTCAAAACTCTTAAATCGTGAACAAGCAGAAGGTAACAAAGCTGAAATGCTAGAAACCGTATCTGCAGAATCTTAA
- a CDS encoding 50S ribosomal protein L7ae-like protein, giving the protein MSYEKVEWAKELTIGINQTTKAIEHNLVEEVFLAKDADRRLIQKVALLCKEKGVPVNFVDSAKRLGKACGIQVGAAACAIKKSG; this is encoded by the coding sequence ATGTCTTATGAAAAAGTAGAGTGGGCAAAGGAGTTAACGATCGGTATTAATCAAACTACCAAAGCAATTGAACATAACCTTGTTGAGGAAGTGTTTTTGGCTAAGGATGCAGATAGACGTTTAATACAAAAGGTCGCACTTCTATGTAAAGAAAAGGGTGTTCCCGTCAACTTTGTTGATTCCGCGAAACGTTTAGGTAAAGCGTGCGGGATACAAGTTGGGGCAGCCGCTTGTGCAATAAAAAAGAGTGGTTAA
- the fusA gene encoding elongation factor G: MAREFSLANTRNIGIMAHIDAGKTTTTERILFYTGRVHKIGETHEGAATMDWMEQEQERGITITSAATTAQWNGHRINIIDTPGHVDFTVEVERSLRVLDGTVAVFDAKGGVEPQSETVWRQADRYGVPRVCYVNKMDIMGADFDMCLDQIKERLGANPVAIQYPIGAEDNFTGIIDLVEMKAHIYIDDLGKTSETAEIPAELKDRCEELRMHLVEAAAEQDEELMMKYLEGEELTIEEIKVALRKGTIAVNLVPVLCGSSYKNKGVQLMLDAVVDYLPSPIDVPAIKGTLPDSDEVVVRESDDNGPFSALAFKIMTDPYVGKLTFFRVYSGNLSSGSYLLNSTKGKRERIGRILQMHANHREEIPMVYSGDIAAAVGLKDTTTGDTLCDEKSPVILESMTFPDPVIHVAIEPKSKADQDKMGIALSKLSEEDPTFRTHTDEETGQTIIGGMGELHLDIIVDRMRREFKVEANVGAPQVAYRETFRGTAKVDGKFVRQSGGRGQYGHVVVEFSPLEAGQGFVFENKVVGGAIPREYIPAAQSGIEESMKNGVLAGFPLVDIKAVLLDGSYHDVDSSEMAFKVAGSLALKEAAKKCGAVLLEPVMKVEVTVPEDYMGDVMGDINSRRGRIEGMDARANAQVIRAMVPLSEMFGYSTVLRSRTQGRGQYSMQIDHYEEVPRNISEEIIKKTKGE; this comes from the coding sequence ATGGCTCGCGAATTCTCTCTAGCGAATACGCGTAATATCGGTATCATGGCACACATTGATGCCGGTAAAACGACAACAACCGAGCGTATTCTTTTTTATACCGGTCGCGTTCACAAAATCGGTGAGACACACGAAGGTGCCGCAACGATGGACTGGATGGAACAAGAACAAGAGCGCGGTATTACAATTACCTCTGCTGCTACGACTGCTCAATGGAATGGTCACCGCATCAACATCATCGATACTCCTGGTCACGTGGACTTCACAGTTGAAGTTGAACGTTCTCTGCGCGTACTTGATGGTACTGTTGCGGTTTTTGACGCGAAAGGCGGAGTAGAGCCACAGTCTGAGACTGTATGGCGTCAAGCAGACCGTTATGGCGTACCACGTGTTTGTTACGTAAATAAAATGGATATCATGGGTGCTGATTTTGATATGTGTTTAGATCAAATCAAAGAGCGTCTAGGTGCTAACCCAGTAGCTATCCAATACCCAATTGGAGCTGAAGATAATTTCACAGGTATCATTGATCTTGTTGAAATGAAAGCTCATATCTATATTGATGACTTGGGTAAAACTTCTGAAACTGCCGAGATTCCTGCTGAATTGAAAGATAGATGCGAAGAACTTCGCATGCATCTTGTTGAAGCAGCTGCGGAACAAGATGAAGAACTAATGATGAAATACCTTGAAGGAGAAGAGTTAACGATTGAAGAAATCAAAGTTGCTCTTCGTAAAGGTACAATCGCAGTAAACCTAGTACCTGTTCTTTGTGGTTCTTCTTACAAGAACAAAGGTGTTCAATTGATGTTGGATGCAGTAGTTGACTACTTGCCATCTCCAATTGACGTACCAGCAATCAAAGGTACTCTTCCAGATAGTGATGAAGTAGTTGTTCGTGAATCTGATGACAATGGTCCGTTCTCTGCTCTTGCATTTAAGATCATGACTGACCCTTACGTTGGTAAACTTACATTCTTCCGTGTATACTCTGGTAATCTTTCCTCTGGTTCTTACTTGCTTAACTCTACTAAGGGTAAACGCGAGCGTATCGGACGTATTCTGCAAATGCACGCTAACCACCGTGAAGAGATCCCTATGGTTTACTCCGGTGATATTGCTGCAGCTGTAGGTTTGAAAGATACTACAACTGGGGATACTTTGTGCGATGAGAAATCGCCAGTTATCCTTGAGTCCATGACATTCCCTGATCCAGTAATTCATGTTGCTATCGAACCAAAATCTAAAGCAGACCAAGATAAGATGGGTATTGCCCTTTCTAAACTTTCTGAAGAGGATCCAACGTTCCGTACGCACACAGATGAAGAAACTGGACAAACCATCATCGGTGGTATGGGTGAGCTTCACCTTGATATCATCGTTGACCGTATGAGACGCGAATTCAAGGTAGAAGCTAACGTGGGTGCTCCACAAGTAGCTTACCGTGAAACATTCCGTGGAACTGCTAAAGTTGATGGTAAATTCGTACGTCAATCCGGTGGTCGTGGTCAATACGGTCACGTTGTGGTTGAGTTCTCTCCACTTGAAGCTGGTCAAGGCTTCGTGTTCGAGAACAAGGTTGTCGGTGGTGCGATTCCTCGTGAATACATCCCAGCAGCTCAATCAGGTATTGAAGAATCCATGAAAAATGGTGTTCTTGCAGGATTCCCACTTGTTGACATTAAAGCTGTTCTTCTTGATGGTAGCTACCATGATGTAGACTCCTCTGAGATGGCGTTTAAAGTTGCAGGTTCCTTGGCACTTAAAGAGGCAGCTAAGAAATGTGGAGCTGTTCTTCTTGAGCCAGTTATGAAAGTAGAAGTTACTGTACCTGAAGACTACATGGGTGACGTAATGGGTGACATCAACTCTCGTCGTGGACGTATCGAAGGTATGGATGCTCGTGCAAACGCACAGGTTATCCGTGCAATGGTTCCTCTTTCCGAGATGTTTGGTTACTCTACAGTATTACGCTCCCGTACACAAGGTCGCGGTCAGTACTCTATGCAAATCGACCACTACGAAGAAGTACCAAGAAATATTTCTGAGGAAATCATCAAGAAAACTAAAGGTGAATAA
- a CDS encoding 30S ribosomal protein S12 → MPTINQLVRKGRKDKVVKSKSPALQKGYNSFKKSQTNQSSPQKRGVCTRVGTMTPKKPNSALRKYARVRLTNGIEVTAYIGGIGHNLQEHSVVLVRGGRVKDLPGVRYHIVRGALDTAGVNNRMQSRSKYGTKRPKPAKK, encoded by the coding sequence ATGCCTACAATTAACCAATTAGTGCGCAAAGGTCGTAAAGATAAAGTCGTAAAGTCTAAGTCCCCAGCTCTACAAAAAGGGTACAACAGCTTTAAGAAATCCCAAACGAACCAAAGTTCACCTCAAAAACGTGGTGTATGTACTCGTGTAGGTACAATGACACCTAAAAAACCGAACTCCGCCCTTCGTAAGTATGCTCGTGTACGTTTAACTAACGGAATCGAGGTTACAGCTTACATCGGAGGTATCGGTCACAACCTTCAAGAACATAGTGTTGTACTAGTTCGTGGTGGTCGTGTAAAAGACTTACCAGGGGTACGTTATCATATCGTACGTGGTGCGCTTGATACAGCGGGTGTTAACAACCGTATGCAATCTCGCTCCAAGTATGGTACAAAACGTCCGAAACCTGCAAAGAAATAA